The proteins below come from a single Aegilops tauschii subsp. strangulata cultivar AL8/78 chromosome 6, Aet v6.0, whole genome shotgun sequence genomic window:
- the LOC109778797 gene encoding putative F-box/LRR-repeat protein 23 translates to MPLLPPPPPPTAPPGRGRRRLGSRRRRRSKRRNWAELPLDVMLYVLHKLDDVELMFGGAARVCRSWHDAVCEPELWRRVDMRGRSRRFRETVSLNKVTQLSIRFSAGQCREFFGQQDLDNDLLLFLADR, encoded by the coding sequence ATGCCACTgctaccgccgccgccgccgccgacggcgCCTCccgggcgcgggaggcggagaCTGGGCAGCCGACGGAGGCGACGATCAAAGAGGAGGAACTGGGCAGAGCTGCCCCTGGACGTGATGCTCTACGTCCTCCACAAGCTGGACGACGTCGAGCTCATGTTCGGCGGCGCGGCCAGGGTGTGCCGCTCCTGGCACGACGCCGTGTGCGAGCCCGAGCTGTGGCGCCGCGTCGACATGCGCGGCCGCTCCCGGCGCTTCCGGGAGACGGTCAGCCTCAACAAGGTGACGCAGCTCTCCATTCGGTTCAGCGCCGGGCAGTGCCGAGAATTCTTCGGCCAGCAGGACCTCGACaacgacctcctcctcttcctGGCCGACCGGTAA
- the LOC109778812 gene encoding putative F-box/LRR-repeat protein 21: protein MKKFPLLEELELCECERYDTCVFELVATACPLLKHFKHVNDRAYSWYYWERDLYPVDNREALAIARMHELRSLKIFHSGLDNQGLTAILDGCPHLESLDIRYCSNIIMDSSMRAKCARVKTKKVYPYAPTDDWVRPRSGIHDDSIDDSSKYFEPGSPVSRCHSPRDSYWWFRSNGEEPDCRFFNVEPCDSEDSDHSRFFSGAEETEFEYWRI, encoded by the coding sequence ATGAAGAAATTCCCTCTGTTGGAGGAGCTCGAGCTTTGTGAATGTGAGAGATATGACACGTGCGTCTTTGAGCTTGTTGCAACGGCTTGTCCACTACTGAAGCACTTCAAACATGTCAACGATCGAGCATATTCGTGGTATTATTGGGAACGGGATCTATACCCCGTCGACAACCGCGAAGCCTTGGCAATTGCAAGGATGCATGAGCTACGGTCCCTGAAGATTTTCCACAGTGGCCTCGACAACCAAGGGTTGACAGCCATCCTTGACGGCTGCCCTCACCTGGAGTCCCTTGACATACGCTACTGCAGCAACATCATCATGGACAGCAGCATGCGAGCAAAGTGTGCCCGTGTTAAGACGAAGAAGGTGTATCCATATGCGCCAACTGATGACTGGGTGCGTCCTCGGTCTGGCATCCATGATGACTCCATCGATGATTCTTCCAAGTATTTCGAGCCTGGCAGCCCTGTTAGTAGATGTCATTCTCCACGGGATAGTTATTGGTGGTTTCGCAGCAATGGTGAGGAGCCCGACTGTCGGTTTTTCAATGTGGAGCCTTGTGACTCCGAGGACTCTGATCATTCTCGCTTCTTTAGTGGTGCCGAGGAGACCGAGTTTGAGTACTGGAGGATCTGA